The following are encoded in a window of Candidatus Microthrix parvicella Bio17-1 genomic DNA:
- the zwf gene encoding glucose-6-phosphate dehydrogenase: MTEAPGGRGPAAAGLTACGTAEHSDAIILFGPTGDLARKKLFPALYDLALAGRLNVPIVGVASSDWTLEQLCDRVRSSLEEEVDGALDHDAVGCIVDRLSYVSGNYGDADTFGRVSAALDGATAPLAYLAIPPSLFETVVKGLDDIGANQAGRVVVEKPFGRDLASARELNATLNSSYDDEQIFRIDHFLGKEPTLDLLVFRMANAMFHPAWDRHHIASVQITMAEDFGVEGRGRFYEEVGTIRDVVQNHLLQVLALVAMEPPIDTSARELAEEKMKVMRAMRTVDPNDVVRGQYDGYRGEDGVAGDSQVETYVALRAWVDSWRWAGVPFYIRAGKAMAVTATEVVVEFQNPAQMFYADPQAIRPHSNHLRFRMKPGEGVSLLVSVKGPGESIVSQAVDMRYEYDSTRDGPHQEAYARLIGDALRGDQTLFARAQSVEEAWRVVDPVVASAPAALPYAVGSWGPELHEDLRPDDLTRLMAATPDGGWHHPLLPDGGVSDVGVG, translated from the coding sequence GTGACCGAAGCCCCAGGCGGGCGGGGTCCGGCGGCCGCCGGGCTCACGGCGTGTGGCACAGCCGAGCATTCCGACGCCATCATCCTGTTTGGCCCCACGGGCGACCTGGCCCGCAAGAAGCTGTTTCCGGCGTTGTACGACCTGGCGTTGGCGGGCCGACTCAACGTGCCGATCGTCGGGGTGGCCAGCAGCGACTGGACGCTGGAGCAGTTGTGCGATCGGGTGCGGTCCTCACTGGAGGAGGAGGTGGACGGCGCGCTCGACCACGACGCGGTGGGTTGCATCGTCGACCGGCTGAGCTATGTGTCGGGGAACTACGGCGATGCCGACACGTTCGGCCGGGTCTCCGCAGCGTTGGACGGTGCAACCGCCCCGTTGGCCTACCTGGCCATCCCCCCCAGCCTCTTTGAAACCGTCGTGAAAGGCCTGGACGACATCGGGGCCAACCAGGCGGGACGGGTGGTTGTCGAGAAGCCGTTCGGCCGAGACCTGGCGAGCGCCCGGGAGCTCAATGCCACGCTGAACTCGTCCTACGACGACGAGCAGATCTTCCGCATCGACCATTTTCTGGGCAAGGAGCCCACGTTGGATCTGCTGGTGTTTCGCATGGCCAACGCCATGTTCCATCCCGCATGGGACCGCCACCACATCGCCAGCGTGCAGATCACGATGGCCGAGGACTTCGGTGTCGAGGGCCGGGGACGGTTCTATGAGGAGGTGGGCACCATCCGCGATGTAGTGCAGAATCACCTGCTTCAGGTTCTGGCCCTGGTTGCGATGGAGCCACCGATCGACACCAGCGCCCGGGAGTTGGCCGAAGAGAAGATGAAGGTGATGCGGGCGATGCGGACCGTTGATCCCAACGACGTGGTGCGGGGTCAGTACGACGGCTACCGGGGCGAGGACGGCGTGGCGGGGGATTCCCAGGTGGAGACCTATGTAGCGCTGCGCGCCTGGGTGGATTCGTGGCGCTGGGCGGGGGTGCCGTTCTACATCCGAGCCGGTAAGGCCATGGCGGTCACCGCCACCGAGGTGGTGGTGGAGTTCCAGAACCCCGCTCAGATGTTCTACGCCGATCCACAGGCCATACGTCCCCACTCCAACCACCTGCGGTTCCGCATGAAGCCGGGGGAGGGTGTGTCGCTGCTGGTGTCGGTGAAGGGCCCCGGCGAGTCGATCGTGTCGCAGGCGGTTGACATGCGCTACGAGTACGACTCGACGCGTGATGGCCCGCATCAGGAGGCCTACGCCCGGCTGATCGGGGATGCGCTGCGTGGGGATCAAACGCTGTTCGCACGGGCCCAGTCGGTGGAGGAGGCCTGGCGGGTGGTCGACCCGGTGGTTGCCTCCGCCCCGGCCGCCCTGCCCTATGCGGTGGGGAGTTGGGGGCCTGAACTGCATGAGGATCTGCGACCCGACGACCTGACGCGTCTCATGGCGGCCACGCCCGACGGTGGCTGGCATCACCCCCTGCTGCCCGACGGTGGTGTGAGTGATGTTGGTGTCGGGTGA
- the gnd gene encoding phosphogluconate dehydrogenase (NAD(+)-dependent, decarboxylating): MQLGMIGLGRMGAAMVRRLMSAGHECVVYNLDPEPVEALAAEGATPSSSLGEFVSLLKPRRVVWVMVPAGAVSGVVDELTSLLEADDIVIDGGNSYYRDDMARAADLADQGIAYVDAGTSGGVFGEQRGYCLMVGGTDDAVGHIEPILADLAPGVEGVDRTPGRTGEPSQAERGYLHCGPPGAGHFVKMVHNGIEYGLMAAYAEGFNLLHHANIGAQEVDLDAETTPLREPDAYRFDLDVPEIAELWRRGSVIPSWLLDLTAASLVEAPTLDGFAGRVSDSGEGRWTVLSAVETGVPTPVLSAALYERFASRGRDDFANKVLSAMRYQFGGHHEKTDDGTGVGA; encoded by the coding sequence ATGCAACTGGGAATGATCGGACTGGGCCGGATGGGGGCCGCCATGGTGCGGCGACTGATGAGCGCCGGTCACGAGTGCGTTGTGTACAACCTGGATCCTGAACCGGTGGAGGCGTTGGCGGCGGAGGGGGCCACCCCGTCGTCCTCCCTCGGCGAGTTCGTGTCGCTGCTGAAGCCCCGGCGGGTGGTGTGGGTGATGGTGCCTGCGGGAGCGGTGTCCGGAGTCGTCGACGAGCTGACCTCGCTGCTTGAAGCCGACGACATCGTGATCGACGGCGGCAACAGCTATTACCGGGACGATATGGCTCGGGCGGCCGACCTGGCCGATCAGGGCATTGCGTACGTCGATGCCGGCACGTCGGGGGGAGTCTTTGGTGAACAGCGTGGCTATTGCCTCATGGTCGGCGGCACCGACGATGCCGTGGGCCATATCGAGCCGATCCTGGCCGACCTGGCCCCCGGGGTGGAGGGGGTCGACCGGACACCGGGACGCACAGGAGAGCCCAGCCAGGCCGAACGCGGCTACCTGCACTGCGGCCCCCCGGGAGCCGGACACTTTGTGAAGATGGTGCACAACGGCATCGAGTACGGGCTGATGGCGGCCTACGCCGAAGGTTTCAACCTGTTGCATCACGCCAACATCGGCGCCCAGGAGGTGGACCTGGACGCCGAGACCACGCCGCTGCGTGAACCCGACGCCTATCGGTTCGACCTCGACGTACCCGAGATCGCCGAACTGTGGCGTCGGGGCAGCGTGATCCCGTCGTGGCTGCTGGACCTGACCGCCGCGTCCCTGGTTGAGGCCCCCACGCTGGACGGCTTTGCCGGGCGCGTGTCCGACTCGGGTGAGGGCCGCTGGACGGTGCTGTCCGCGGTGGAGACCGGTGTGCCCACGCCGGTGCTGTCGGCGGCGCTTTATGAGCGCTTCGCCAGCCGGGGCCGGGACGACTTTGCCAACAAGGTGCTCTCCGCCATGCGATATCAGTTCGGTGGTCACCACGAGAAGACCGATGACGGCACGGGGGTAGGGGCGTGA
- a CDS encoding glycosyltransferase family 39 protein, giving the protein MPTEQRSADARGAELAGRAMVPTTDDGGRGGSGRMAALRSRLVTWAGDPLFWVGLAAAVFGVAARAWVIDGPMGIPDLDAATVATQANQFLDGRLGVFFLNQPYGGTPEVALVAGAFAIGGSNVFMLKLVPLVLHVVAVVLCWRVARRITEDRLARLLAPCIAWVFPAGMVWNSTKERGFYGIAIVLAALTMLLALRIDQEDAGPVDVMALGLVAGVGWWTTPLLAPVALAAGGWVIARSKPARRRLPILISSTVVGAAPWLVWNVTNRWESLTGGRLKGLDWLDGASAWLRSLGLLSGTATPWDLDRNLLPWWLGAALLGLALAVAWRRTRHAVGWFLPGIVIVSGLTAPLNLVLALSPGAPRYLYPLVPTLAVVIAVLVPHRRRGGDALWAVGVVALLASTTVWGLQGMESLAKYDVPNSFIASPGIERVVRYLEKRGHTVVTTDTAGMQIHFLSGGKIIASSFGAPRVVEFEQLALAVPETTFVLEDGGLKNAKRLQGWAYFSGTPIAEEVHIGSYWVISFDQRVTPREAGLVVYGGRPPPEAGGDDAPQ; this is encoded by the coding sequence GTGCCGACTGAGCAGAGAAGTGCCGACGCACGCGGGGCGGAGTTGGCCGGCCGGGCCATGGTGCCGACCACCGATGACGGTGGGCGCGGTGGAAGTGGCCGCATGGCCGCGCTGAGATCGCGCCTCGTCACGTGGGCCGGCGATCCCCTGTTTTGGGTCGGTTTGGCGGCCGCTGTGTTTGGCGTGGCGGCGAGGGCCTGGGTGATCGACGGGCCGATGGGCATTCCCGATCTGGATGCGGCCACCGTGGCAACCCAGGCCAATCAGTTTCTGGACGGCCGCCTGGGTGTGTTCTTCTTGAACCAGCCCTACGGCGGCACGCCCGAAGTGGCCCTGGTGGCCGGTGCCTTCGCCATCGGCGGCTCCAACGTGTTCATGCTCAAGCTGGTGCCGTTGGTGCTGCACGTGGTGGCGGTGGTGCTGTGCTGGAGGGTGGCCCGCAGGATCACCGAAGACCGCCTGGCCCGCCTCCTGGCGCCCTGCATCGCCTGGGTCTTTCCGGCCGGGATGGTGTGGAATTCCACCAAAGAGCGTGGCTTCTACGGAATTGCCATCGTGTTGGCTGCGCTCACGATGCTGCTGGCACTGCGTATCGACCAGGAGGACGCCGGGCCGGTCGACGTCATGGCGCTGGGGCTGGTGGCCGGGGTCGGCTGGTGGACCACGCCGCTGTTGGCACCGGTAGCGCTGGCCGCGGGCGGATGGGTGATCGCACGGTCGAAGCCGGCGCGCCGTCGGCTCCCAATCCTGATCAGCTCGACCGTGGTCGGGGCCGCCCCGTGGCTGGTGTGGAACGTCACCAACCGCTGGGAATCGCTGACCGGCGGTCGACTGAAGGGCCTCGATTGGTTGGATGGCGCCTCGGCATGGCTCCGCAGCCTCGGCCTGCTGAGCGGAACCGCCACTCCATGGGACCTGGACCGCAACCTGTTGCCGTGGTGGTTGGGTGCAGCGCTGCTGGGCCTCGCGCTGGCGGTGGCGTGGCGGCGAACCCGTCATGCGGTCGGATGGTTTCTGCCGGGAATTGTGATCGTGAGCGGGCTGACAGCCCCACTCAACCTGGTCCTGGCACTCAGCCCGGGTGCCCCTCGGTACCTGTACCCGTTGGTCCCGACGCTGGCCGTGGTGATCGCCGTGCTGGTGCCTCATCGGCGGCGCGGTGGCGACGCGTTGTGGGCCGTGGGGGTGGTGGCGTTGCTTGCGTCGACGACGGTGTGGGGCCTGCAAGGTATGGAGTCGTTGGCGAAGTACGACGTGCCCAACAGCTTCATCGCATCACCAGGCATCGAGCGGGTGGTGCGGTACTTGGAGAAGCGTGGCCACACGGTCGTCACCACCGACACCGCCGGCATGCAGATCCACTTTCTCTCCGGCGGCAAGATCATTGCCTCGTCCTTTGGTGCACCTCGGGTGGTGGAGTTCGAGCAGTTGGCATTGGCAGTGCCCGAAACCACCTTCGTGCTGGAGGACGGGGGGTTGAAGAACGCCAAGCGGCTGCAGGGCTGGGCCTATTTCAGTGGCACGCCGATTGCAGAGGAGGTGCACATCGGCAGCTATTGGGTGATCAGCTTCGATCAGCGGGTGACACCTCGCGAGGCGGGTCTGGTGGTGTACGGCGGCCGTCCGCCACCCGAGGCCGGTGGCGACGACGCGCCCCAGTAG
- a CDS encoding NUDIX hydrolase, whose protein sequence is MTSPSDPGSLLSAPPPGALDESSDLDVTRTQLHATLVDRPDAIAHRRNILVFIDEHPDAAHRSCAEAHLTGSAVIVSADGTRALMMLHAKVGRWLQMGGHADGNTNLASVALREASEESGIDGLRILLPAIDVDAHTISHPQDGCHDHLDLRFLVLAPEGAVERRNAESHELRWVAADEVGLLEPAVDEVTAWLIRRALTSAPTSEGGSSAAAR, encoded by the coding sequence ATGACCAGCCCCTCCGACCCGGGCTCGTTGCTGAGTGCCCCTCCCCCAGGTGCACTCGACGAGTCCTCCGACCTCGACGTCACCCGGACCCAGCTCCACGCCACGCTGGTGGACCGGCCGGATGCGATTGCACACCGCCGCAACATTTTGGTCTTCATCGACGAACATCCCGATGCTGCCCACCGCAGCTGCGCCGAGGCGCACCTCACCGGTTCGGCCGTCATCGTCAGCGCCGACGGCACCCGGGCGCTGATGATGCTGCACGCCAAGGTGGGCCGCTGGCTCCAGATGGGCGGTCACGCCGACGGCAACACCAACCTGGCCTCGGTGGCGCTCCGGGAGGCCAGCGAGGAGTCGGGCATCGACGGCCTGAGAATCCTGCTCCCAGCCATCGACGTCGACGCCCACACGATCAGTCACCCACAGGACGGCTGCCACGATCACCTCGACCTGAGGTTCCTGGTGCTCGCCCCCGAGGGTGCGGTCGAGCGACGCAATGCCGAGAGCCACGAGCTGCGCTGGGTCGCGGCCGATGAGGTGGGCCTGCTCGAGCCCGCAGTCGACGAGGTCACCGCCTGGCTGATTCGACGGGCGCTCACCTCTGCGCCCACCTCCGAAGGTGGCTCCTCAGCCGCCGCCCGCTGA
- a CDS encoding LLM class flavin-dependent oxidoreductase encodes MASTQPDPGSGDIGAAASAVASSAQRPTMTVGLALPTMATGWDRSTLVNWCDLIDDGPFSSVSCGERMTFHNPEMITTLGAAAGRCDRATIFLNLAVAPWHATALLAKQVATLDVLTDGRVELGLGVGGRREDYDALGAPWAGRHQRLDDQVAELRRWWAGETVLEGAPPLGPPVFQPGGPRLFASASGPKALARAARWADGNSWFDFNLDVDAVLDGARRTADAWTTAGTAVRPKFKVACFASLGHDAAATLASFTAAYLAVFGRRFSSATAEATQLHDDSVLRERIEALAATGAVDEVILVPATTDIGCATSMAELVDAANLTMPAKAVPSDP; translated from the coding sequence ATGGCTTCCACCCAACCCGACCCCGGTTCGGGCGACATCGGCGCCGCGGCCTCCGCCGTCGCCTCCTCCGCCCAACGCCCAACGATGACCGTGGGCCTGGCGCTGCCCACCATGGCGACGGGCTGGGACCGATCCACGCTGGTCAACTGGTGCGACCTGATCGATGACGGCCCTTTCAGCTCGGTCAGCTGTGGTGAACGCATGACCTTCCACAACCCTGAGATGATCACGACGCTGGGCGCGGCAGCCGGCCGGTGCGACCGCGCCACGATCTTCCTCAACCTGGCGGTGGCCCCGTGGCACGCCACCGCGTTGCTCGCCAAGCAGGTGGCCACCCTGGACGTCCTGACCGACGGGCGGGTGGAGCTCGGGCTTGGCGTTGGTGGGCGCCGGGAGGACTACGACGCCCTGGGCGCGCCCTGGGCCGGACGCCATCAGCGCCTCGACGACCAGGTTGCCGAGCTGCGGCGGTGGTGGGCGGGCGAGACCGTACTGGAAGGCGCTCCCCCGCTGGGCCCACCGGTGTTCCAACCCGGTGGGCCGCGGCTGTTCGCAAGCGCAAGCGGCCCCAAGGCGCTGGCCCGTGCGGCCCGGTGGGCCGACGGCAACAGCTGGTTCGACTTCAACCTCGACGTCGACGCGGTGCTCGACGGCGCGAGGCGCACGGCCGACGCCTGGACGACCGCCGGAACGGCCGTCCGTCCGAAGTTCAAGGTGGCGTGCTTTGCATCGCTCGGCCACGATGCCGCCGCCACGCTCGCCTCGTTCACCGCCGCGTACCTGGCCGTGTTCGGCCGCCGCTTCTCCTCGGCGACCGCAGAGGCCACGCAGTTGCACGACGACAGCGTGCTGAGGGAGCGCATCGAGGCGCTGGCAGCCACCGGCGCCGTCGACGAGGTCATCCTGGTTCCCGCCACCACCGACATCGGATGTGCCACGTCGATGGCCGAGCTGGTCGACGCCGCCAACCTCACCATGCCCGCGAAGGCTGTACCGTCTGACCCATGA
- a CDS encoding cation diffusion facilitator family transporter, protein MTNHGDPGSVVPLDKSSRRHRNRLVVAFGLSAVFLVAEVVAAILTDSLALWAGAGHMLADVVGMGMALSAIGLVERQRRRHRIDPSATSRVLGPYRLEMAAAFITSVALAAVAVYVVVDGIGRLFGESGVRGLGMLVVATAGLLVNLATFVLLREGDRVSLNLSGDSLEVLADTLDTMGVIVAALMLDVLGWAWADSVVGVALALWLVPRAHRLGRHAMRILLRDTPPDLDVGELEQTLRRFEGVVDVRDLRVWTLSSELDAASVHLVVVDAEAQHSISEHVRELFEHHCDISHGTVTLSVENQSEGGQPQSGQSGSGQPQSEQSRSEVRW, encoded by the coding sequence TTGACGAACCACGGCGACCCGGGTTCCGTCGTGCCGCTGGACAAGTCATCCAGGCGACACCGCAATCGACTGGTGGTGGCGTTCGGGCTGTCGGCGGTCTTCCTGGTGGCCGAGGTGGTCGCCGCCATCCTCACCGACTCGCTGGCCCTGTGGGCCGGCGCGGGCCACATGCTCGCCGACGTGGTCGGCATGGGCATGGCCCTCTCAGCGATCGGCCTCGTCGAACGTCAGCGACGACGCCATCGGATCGATCCCTCGGCCACCTCGCGCGTCTTGGGGCCGTACCGCTTGGAGATGGCGGCGGCGTTCATCACGTCGGTGGCCCTCGCCGCCGTGGCCGTCTACGTCGTGGTCGACGGCATCGGACGGCTCTTTGGCGAGTCCGGCGTTCGAGGGTTGGGCATGCTTGTGGTGGCGACCGCCGGGCTGCTGGTCAACCTCGCCACCTTCGTGTTGCTCCGGGAGGGCGACCGGGTGTCGCTCAACCTCTCCGGCGACTCCCTGGAGGTGCTGGCCGACACGCTCGACACGATGGGCGTCATCGTCGCTGCGCTCATGCTCGACGTGCTGGGATGGGCATGGGCCGACTCCGTGGTCGGCGTGGCCCTGGCCCTGTGGCTGGTCCCGCGGGCCCACCGGCTTGGCCGCCACGCCATGCGAATCCTGCTGAGGGACACCCCACCCGATCTCGACGTGGGCGAGTTGGAGCAAACGCTTCGCCGCTTCGAGGGCGTGGTCGACGTGCGCGACCTACGTGTCTGGACGCTCAGCTCCGAGCTGGATGCCGCCTCGGTTCATCTGGTGGTGGTCGACGCCGAGGCCCAGCACTCGATCTCGGAACACGTCCGCGAACTTTTCGAGCACCACTGCGACATCTCCCATGGCACGGTCACGCTCAGCGTCGAAAACCAGTCTGAGGGCGGTCAGCCCCAGTCCGGGCAGTCCGGGTCCGGGCAGCCCCAGTCCGAGCAGTCCCGGTCCGAGGTGCGCTGGTAA